CCAGACCAAGCACGTTAGCGATCTCATGCGGATCGGTGAACATGCTGGTCGTACCGTGCGGGATGACCGCGCGTGCGAATTCGGCAGGGGTGAGCATACCAGATTCGATGTGCATATGCGCGTCGCACAGGCCGGGCAGAATATAGCTGCCACGCGCTTCGATGATCTGTGTTTCCGGGCCTATGCAGTGCGAGGCGTCGGGCCCGACAAAAGCAATCCGCCCGGCTGCAATCGCAACCGAATGATCCGGCAACAGTTCGCGTGTATGTACGTTTACCCAGATTCCGCCCTGAATTACGGTGTCGGCGGCGTCGCGTCCGGCGGCAACTGCGATCAATTTGGGGGCGACGTCGGGCCAGCTGGGGAAGGGTGTGTATTCCATGGCTCAACTTTCACGAATGCGCCAGCGGGTGCAACCCCGGTTCTGCGCTGTCACAAACAGATCATAAATTCCTGCTTGTCCTGCATCCACTTGCAGCGCGCCCATGCCGCCCGGCCATTGGACAGGTGCGCAGTGACCTTGGGCAAAGGCGAAAGCTTGCCGGGTTACGTGGCTGGCGCAATCTCGCGCCGAATCCAATTCGCAAAGGCCACAGCTCCGGGCGTGTCCTCGGCCTGCGGGGACAACAGCAGATAATATGCCTCGGGCATCGGCGCGCGATGTTCAAACGGCGCGACAAGCTGCCCGCGTTCGATCAGGTGGTGTGCAATGGCGTCATGCGCAAGGCACAGGCCCCCGCCCGCCATGGCTGCAGAAAGGCAAACCAGATAGGTTGTTGCATAGGTAATCGATGGGTTTCCCCATGTTAGACCCTGTTCTTCTGCCCAGCTTGACCAATTGGACAGCAGATTGGAGCAATCGAACAATGGCTTTTCCTGAAGATCGTCCAGACTCACCTGATACCCTGGGGCACAGACCGGATAATAGTGTTCAGTGCGCAGCATCTCGGTCCGGGTGGTGTCCGATGGGCGCAACGAGAAACGAATCTCAACCGCAGCGCCTTCGGCCATCTCTCGCGGTTCCCAGAGTTCGGTGAAGATATTTAACTGTACATCAGGATGCTCGGCCTGAAACATCGGCAGGCGCGGGGCCAGCCAATTGACGGCAAAGCTGATGTTGCATTGCACCTGAACAGCGTTTGGCTGCGCACCGGTGACAGCCTGTGTGCCGCGCATAAGCGTCCGAAACGCTTCTCGGACTACTGGCAAATAGGTGATTCCGGCCTCGGTCAGTTCTAACGCTTTGGGGCGGCGCAAGAATAAAGGCT
The genomic region above belongs to Ruegeria sp. HKCCD4315 and contains:
- a CDS encoding LysR family transcriptional regulator — protein: MQNKLPPLGWLRTFEAAARHLSFTGAARDLNMTQSAVSQQIKSLEGHLGQPLFLRRPKALELTEAGITYLPVVREAFRTLMRGTQAVTGAQPNAVQVQCNISFAVNWLAPRLPMFQAEHPDVQLNIFTELWEPREMAEGAAVEIRFSLRPSDTTRTEMLRTEHYYPVCAPGYQVSLDDLQEKPLFDCSNLLSNWSSWAEEQGLTWGNPSITYATTYLVCLSAAMAGGGLCLAHDAIAHHLIERGQLVAPFEHRAPMPEAYYLLLSPQAEDTPGAVAFANWIRREIAPAT